A window of the Brassica napus cultivar Da-Ae chromosome A2, Da-Ae, whole genome shotgun sequence genome harbors these coding sequences:
- the LOC125585198 gene encoding uncharacterized protein LOC125585198, translated as MNKNKNMAREQHEEENALVIWNISNCPIPVGHDPLQVVPRIQTALEKLRRDRPYGPLSITAISDNLTEIPGEDVMRKLSSSGISLKHADRVHTDLYQWSRRNPPPATIMVITGHEELEHLASTFSGLEVKGYRILPTYPQSNPAPPSLPKLCFWETLLSDADNKLVTTSRLIFHGTGGYPWSCSVCYFDAPILEDFTNHLKSETHAYFEWDRFASKNKIDRTNPANMQLGRSEEWDLLAKPDMMRRAEVLKLRGAFAPPRSRPVDANSFKEPFKSGE; from the exons atgaacaaaaacaagaacATGGCGAGGGAGCAGCATGAGGAGGAGAACGCGTTGGTGATATGGAACATCAGCAACTGCCCGATTCCTGTTGGTCATGATCCTCTCCAGGTGGTTCCGAGAATACAAACGGCGCTGGAGAAGTTAAGACGCGATCGCCCCTATGGTCCTCTCTCCATCACTGCCATTAGCGACAACCTAACAGAGATCCCTGGTGAAGACGTCATGAGGAAGCTTTCTTCCTCTGGAATCTCTCTTAAACATGCTGACC GGGTTCACACGGATTTGTATCAGTGGTCCCGTAGGAATCCTCCTCCGGCTACTATAATGGTCATAACCGGTCATGAGGAACTGGAACATTTAGCTTCTACATTTTCTGGCCTTGAAGTGAAAGGATACAGAATTCTTCCTACTTATCCTCAGTCAAACCCAGCTCCACCCTCTCTGCCTAAACTCTGTTTCTGGGAAACTTTACTGTCAG ATGCCGATAATAAACTGGTGACAACATCAAGGCTTATTTTTCATGGAACGGGTGGATATCCCTGGTCTTGTTCAGTATGCTATTTTGATGCCCCAATTTTAGAAGATTTCACAAACCACCTCAAGAGTGAAACACATGCTTATTTT GAGTGGGACAGGTTCGcaagcaaaaacaaaattgatCGCACCAATCCTGCTAACATGCAGCTTGGTCGCTCAGAG GAGTGGGACCTACTCGCAAAACCTGACATGATGCGACGCGCTGAAGTTCTGAAACTCCGCGGCGCTTTCGCTCCTCCTCGTTCGAGGCCAGTTGATGCCAACTCTTTTAAGGAACCGTTCAAATCTGGAGAATAG